Part of the Corythoichthys intestinalis isolate RoL2023-P3 unplaced genomic scaffold, ASM3026506v1 HiC_scaffold_23, whole genome shotgun sequence genome is shown below.
GTCACTACTACGCAGCGCTTTAAATGCTCACCGATGGCGTAGGGTCGACGCTGTCGGCttgacgcagaagcataaaccaCACATAACATTTCAAATCTTGCGTGTCTACACGTGTTGCTGCAGCGCTGGTGCCAATTCACCTGTATGTCATGGCTTCAATAAGAAACGGCTGATTTTCTGCGACAGCCCGGCGCCGTGCTTCCTTTGTGGCGttgtacacggcgaagacgtcatTCCCGTCCACGCGGATGGACAGCATGCCGTAGCCTGGACCGCGAGCAGCTGGGAAATAGTACACAGTAATATTATTCCTACCATTCTTGGAATTAATAAATTGGACCAAAAACAAGATGATCCTTACCGATGCCGTCGCCTCTGTATTGCTCATTGGTGGGGGTGGAGATGGCGTATCCATTGTTGCGGCAGAAGAAAATTATCGGACACTCCAGGGTGGCCGAGAAGTTGAAGCCGGCGTGGGCGTCGCCTTCGCTAGCCGCCCCTTCGCCGAAGTAGCAGATCACCGCTCTGTCGATATTCTCCCGTTTAATAGCGTACGCGGCTCCCACGGCTGAAAGACACCCACCGAGTCACGTGACTGGACTCGATCCTTCAGAGCATAGCGAACTCACCTTGCGGAATCTGTGTGGCTAGCGGCGACGAAATGGTGACAAAGTTGAGGTCTCGTGAGCCGTAGTGGACGGGCATCTGACGGCCTTTGCCCAAGTCGTCGGCGTTAGCGTAGCATTGAGCCATGAAGTGTTCCAGAAGGAATCCGCGATACATCAACACACCTTGCACACAAGAGGAACAGTCAAAACTGaatgatctttcaaagaaaatgaataaaatggctGGGCTTAAAAACAGattttcatgtaaaaatataACTTGTTCTGTATTTAATAAAAAGTATGGCTAATTTTCTGCAAAAATATGCCACTCGCCCCTTAGAAAGTACAgctcagatttaaaaaaaaaaaaaaaaaagggctcttTCTtgcaaatgtttttaaaaaaatttgtgcATGGTGGGCATAATTTTACAAGCAAGAACATAAAGCAACAAGCGTTTGGCACATCAGTACAGCACCAGAActgtaaaaactagggctgtcaaaattatcgcgttaacgagcagtaattattttttttaaattaatcaagttaaaatatttgacgcaattaacgcacatgccccgctcagattaaaatgacagcagtgtaatgtccgcttgttacttgttttttgttgtttggcgccctctgctggcgcttgggtgtaaatgattttatgggtttggggagtgagcatggtgtaatgacatcaacaatggcgagctactagtttattttttgattgaaaattttacaaattttaataaaacgaaaacattaagaggggttttaatataaaatttctataacttgtactaacatttatcttttaagaactattctttctatccatggatcactttaacagaatgttaataatgttaatgccatcttgttgatttattgttataataaacaaatacagtaattatgtaccatatgttgaatgtatatatccgtgttttcttttcattccaacaataatttacagagaaatatggcatattttatagatggtttgaattgggattaattacgattaatttttaagctgtaattaactcgattaaaatttttagtcgtttgacagccctagtaaaaacagCAAACGTGATTGTTTACTGTTAGTACCAAGTCCTAAGAGGGTGTTTTTGCCAAGCAAAGGCTCTGTGAAACGGTGCTGCTGCTGCCGCAGGGACGCTCCCAGAGTGTTTGACCCGAACACTCTCCATTGAAGGGAAGGAAAAGGGGTTTttggcagtggcgcctccagaaatttttcatacgaATGGGCAAATGGGGCCATTTAAAATATTCAGGTGGCACACCAAACAAAGCCAttatttcaggtttttattatgTTGTTGTAGTAGTAAACAGGCCAGTAGAAAACAAAGACTTCAGGACATGCCTACTGATATACTTGTGTTTACTGTTTTATATTTGAAGTTACTAATGACTTAATGTACATAATCCATAACAGTCTCGTCAATTTTTTGAGTTCCACAGTTACTACAATCTGACATTATAGCCTACTGGCGTGTGggttggccaacaaatttattggGGGGCATGTGGCCACCTCTGGCCAACCCCTGGTGGAGTCATTGCTTTTTGGGGCAGTCACAGTTAAAATCaggcctctgaaagaccatagaTGGTttagaaaagtattttaaaatgacaCAAAAAATCTGTAGACTAATACTGACCAGCTTCTCTGTATTGTCCAAAGACCAAGTCCTTTGCATCAAGAGCTGCAGCGCTTCCGATGTGCGTGCCCTCTTCGCCGTAGTTGGTCATGTAGAAAGAAATCCTCCCCTGTGatggaaataaaaacaaatgaacaCCATCCAAGTATAACTCAACCCCCACTCACATAGGAACGGGAAGTACCTGTCTCTGGGATTCATAGAGAATACGATCCATCGTATTCAGCAGCGTCATCTTCTGGTAAAAGTTCAGAACCGTTTCTTTGGAGAGCTGAAAGGAAttgagatttttatttttggggaGATTACTGACAGCAACAGAGCATAACCTGAGCATCTACCTGAGGGTCTTGGGACGGATTGATGATGTTGCCCTGGCGGTCCATGACCCGGTACACCGGGATACCAGAGATGACGTTAGGTTCGATGAACTCTAGCTGGTCCACAAACTCTGCAGAAGCGCCAGGAAACTGTGGTTTCTCCAGCGTGGAGTCAAATGGCTGCTGTCTGTGTGCTGCCTGGACACATTGTGGAGTGTAATTGGGATATTTTTCAACATTGGAACATTGAAATTGCTTTTTGGTTCATACTATAAATTCAATAAATGACTACATTCAGAAATTTGGAAGCGTGTACTTTATGTGTTGGGAAACACACCCAAACTGAAAGaaattaaataacaaataaataaacaataaacacGTGACGTCTCATGCCATATTTTGTTGCGTGACCTAATTTCCGGACGCTCCCACATTTCCACCAATCACAAACGATGTTGTCACACAAACCTAGCCGCTTTACGTTCACTACGAAGTACGAACTCTACAAAAGTCCTACGTTCAACAATTTCCAGAAAAACTAAAAATTATTTACAGGGTGGAAAACGAACCTTTGGCAAATGTTctccacaaaaacacatttttacttttttccccctcaaaaagtattggcacagcTAAACACGtgacaaagtatcgcgataccTGTTGCTAAGGAACGTGCGCAACAAGGTATCGCGAGATTTAAAAACGTCAGCGTTCCACGAAGGGTATATCAATGAGGCAAACAATTTAAACCACCAAActgattttgtttaaaaaataaacctaGTCAAAgtacgattttttaaaatgacgtAAAATAGCATGTTTTAGGGGTTAAATGCCTCTTCCGGGTTGCCAGACTTTCTGCATGGTAACATTTTGGGGGGCATTTATGCTAACGCGACCTTCGATGTTGCAAAAGTAAGAAACACTACAAAATGTGCACTTACATTGACTCTAAAGGCTCTTTGGTGCGGCAGCCTCGACGTTTTCAGTGCCGCCGCCGCACGAGCAGCATGGAAAGAGGTCCTAAACATTTTGTTCATGAGGCTAATGCTGCTGACAACAGCCGCCGCCATCAAATCTTCAGCACGCGATCTTACAATCAACAAGTTCCCACCGGCAGTCGCACGtccttaaaaaataatatttggaATTCGATAACGACACTAGATTTGTCACTTTTCAACGAGCAACCGCACTGACATAAATCCGGTGAGGAAAACAAAGACACACATTTCCAACTCTATAACGGAAACCGCGTaaggcttcaaaataaaacaaatggtGTTTTGTCGTTTTTCTGTCGCCTGGAAATCTATTGATATGTATGTGTCGCAGAGTTTCTATGAATGGGTTATAGAAAATATTCTAAAGTCACTGTGCAGTgattaaacatttttatgttcatcACGACTCATAAAAATAACCGGTATCTTTGTAGTGAATTGTAGGGACTTGACCAGACTTGACTGGCTACCTGCAATCAACTTTTTTCCGCATTGTTGTCATTTTACGAAGTAATAACGTACTAATGTACGAAATGTAGGGGAGAAAAATCTCagataaaattaaaatttctaatTCAACTTTGTCCTTTGATTCCAGTGAAAAGCAAGAAATAAAATGTTTGAGAAATAAATAAAGTGACGACGGCTACCTGACAAATATTAAGTATATTCTTAAGTAGGCTACTGTAGTTGTATTTCTTACCATTTGCATAATCATCatatttttatatgtattttttgaaTATAAACACGCAATGAAGCATCATTTTTAAGTATTTTGATGTTTTATTCACAGATAAGATGCATTGCCGTTCGTCAAGACTTTCTGCGTTGAGTAAACTGGAATCTAACAACTCTAAACTATAATCTGACTGAATAAAGCGTGTTAAATTTCACTAAAATTTCATTAACAAAAGACTTTAAGCACATATTTTTACACAGCTTTTTATTTATATCACAACTCGGCGCTTTTTTAACAGGATGTACTTGAATGTCCCACAGCGAGAGAATTGCGGGTTCTGACGTCATTACTTCGCGACTAACACGATGGAGGACTGTAGCGCAAATACAGTTTCTCTCAGAGAATTTGGTTGCGAGCAAAATTTACTTTCTCGTCCTGACGGTTCGGCGTCTTTCGTACAAGGTAGCTTCcaaataaatgactattttaaTTAATTGGGCCTTTGagaaggatgtttttttttttttttctgttatatgACGTAAACAGCTGTGTTTCTATCACTTCTTTTGATAGACGAACCAGAGCTGCTCTcaaaatgaactgtttttacattgaccacatagtaaatttatgcatattaccatttaaaacaaaacaaaattaaaggaACTGTTTATTAACCTTCCTACTGTTGTAACTGCATTATTATTTCATAAATATAAATCGACATGTGCTTCCATTGATAGCGATTGTTGTGGTTTTTGTTAATCAAAGTCAATGATTCATACACCACGAGAAAATTTAATCTTTCTTAATTTTATGGCCGATTTTAAGAAAAAGTTTGtcgtagttttattgatttttgtgAAATGTGCTATTTTAAAGAAAAGTTATTGTTTTtatcatttttgtattttttttttaatgatcagATGTGTATTTCTGAAGGGGAACAGATATTTGCTACAAATTTTGACATGTATATGTAGAGAAGTTGTGATTTTATaagaaaatgtattttgtcaATTAACAAAATTATTTGTTTGAAGGGGACACTAGTGTGCTGGCGGCAGTGTATGGACCAGCTGAAGTCAAAGTCAGCAAGGAGATTTATGACCGGGCGACGCTGGAGGTGATTATACAATCCAAAGTTGGACTTCCAAGTAAGTAATGAGCTAAATTAAAATGCCATTATTAAATAAAAGGGGCATTTCTATCCTTCTACTCAATTAATTTATGGTGTATTCTGTAAAACGTGTATTACTTGGCCTTTAGGGGGCAGTATAATAAAGATaaaatgcatgcatttgatATAATGGAACACAGACGTGCACAGTTGGGTGATTCTCATGAAGCTAACCTAAACTATATCTTTGAAGATTATACGGATATAGTCATAAAACCATGAAGTAGTTCATTTTTAGTTGAAAAATGGTTATGTCTGTtatgtgtagggctgcagctatcgaatattttagtaatcgagtaatcgactgaaaattctaccgattaatcgagtaatcggataaaacatgtttttatgtaaagagcaattataaatatacatgagaaaaaaagacatttaatccaacattgaaccattttcagtcagtcaatgtctttattttcgatgtacattgttgaaaccagccaacaattgcatcgcaGATTTGACTAGAaagaaaattcactgctttcactcaaaaaacttctagatcttataaaaagaacatatttcttacctaaaaatataattacgcttgataacacacatcacttgaaagctacgtgtttttccccacgtgtttcaatttaatttccattcgtgtcaagctatttttaagttctagttaagttttaagttagtctaaactgtaagtactgataggattttgagtttttgcagtgttcaaaataaatgtatgatacctgcgttattggagcacattaaagaccagtgctacttggtgttttattcagcaatgactactgagctaaaactgacagttagctttattatgttttaattttacaccctcatcactctacagcgctgtgtcttTACAGattaataaagcctgtatgtaagacacgttagccacgcatcgacagtggtcataatcaatagaaacctagccctccgaagggctaacgttacgtgagcgagtgacagtaacgttatatttattagcgatgagaagtctactgcttaaagatagcggctgtttactaacgctgcccagacgtggccgagtctgtcatttcgcatctagtcctaaatgcatgcgatatctatgaaacgcatcggacactacctgctaccacactagcatcatgcgtgcgtagtttttagcaacatcggcgtagtttgtagcggctgtttgctgcagtaagtttaaaaaaaaaaaaattttttttttttttattgcttcttcctctacgcacgtgacgtcagcgcgttgtcccgcattaaaagtagtccgggcaaaacgtgatgtttagagctgtcaaaattaaaagattcctcgaggtgaataaaattactcggatcagtttttaaactcgagttcctcgagttgctcgagtattcgtttcagctctagttatgTGTACCATTTCTTACaaaaatttgcgatacaaagctcacgataacgatgattgacgatatggtgatacaacgattatcactactgtattggcccgaatataagacggccctgattaaaaaactacccccttttttcaagactcaagtttgaaaaaagactttttgaacactaaattaattttatacagaaaataattacagtacatccgaaacaaatgatttctcaatatatttgagagaaaaagcatgttattttgcctcattcaaatcttaatatctgaacatttaaatatgtaaactaaagtgcaatcacattcgtaaatgaatggcttctggtttttgaaatgtaactaaactagtgctgcaacgattaatcgattaactcgatttgaaaaaaatattcaatttattaataaaatattaatatatatattaaaatattcaactaattcatttttctgcttcgagtattcgtttaattaaagtggcattgtaatggtttattttgaaaagtgtttgcattcagttttattgttttgagtggatacactgccctctactctgcctcatttcacatggttaaatccagctgctctccgttaagaccaacataagctaagtttttgtttgagctaatctttttttaatgcattcataatttagtttatatttagccatttttagtgggaatatatgtctgaaccatttgttaagagctctgtaaaaaaaaaaaaaaaaaaaaagttagcattttaaagGATTTAAGCTAACTTGTTCCTTTGTTGtatatagatcctcatttatttatttttatatgccggttgaggctcagctgaggtatttcaatttttcatgttccttatccgattactcgattatttgaactaaatagttcatcgattaatcgacaaccaaTCTATTTGTGATTGTGATTTGTGGCagaacaacaaacaacaaaattgcaataactgcattaaccatcaaagtgaagtctaactgtaattgtAGTCTTGACACAAATCAGAATAAGGAAAGAAATTGCAGTAAaatcatgcaaactggttaaacttgagagtagctgagacttgtcatgacagaaaatcgcttcaaggatatctggcgccatctagcgtcgtgaatggggagagtagctgatatctgtcatgacagaacatcgcttcaatgatatctggcgccatctagcgtcgtgaatgggtataatgtctagaccgcggatataagatgaccccctgtttttcagtcttatttcaatgcaaaaaacactgtcatatattcgggccaatacggtatattggtcaggaaatcattctaggatattctacaaacaactaatagccagaaaaaaacaaagcttctgttggaatgagtttatcacaagtagacgtccaatccatttgaactgggttcattcgctgccacccctcccacttcaaatggattgaacgtctaaggCCGTcagtcctgtttattttgagttacagaacaggaagtgacctgggaatcacccaaaagaataggcagtgactcaagctcaacaggaaatgacctgtaaataccctaaaatgaacagcaagtgacctgtaaatgcagtgaaaatcggacagaatgattgcatgctctggttttgaatgaacgaatgttcccagtctgaatggattgggcgtcgagcatcataaatgcagccttagagttaactgagacactattatggtggaagattttggtagcttgttggttcctttttattttattttatttttgacattgacacctttttaaaacgatatctcgattcttggcaggagcatatcgataaccttttgggatacgaagtatcacgatacaattgggcaaataagtatttagtcaaccactaattgtgcaagttctcccacttgaaaatattagagaggcttgtaattgtcaacatgggtaaacctcaaccataagagacagaatgtggaaaaaaaaacagaaaatcacacggctgttgttgggcaacacggactttcaactccctccacagattttctattggggttgagatctggagacaggcgaggccaccccaggaccttgaaatgcttctttcgaagccactcctttgtggccctggctgtgtgtttgggatcattgtcatgctgaaacacccagccacgtctcatcttcaatgcccttgcagttggaaggagattttctctcgatacatggccccattcattctttcctttacacagatcagtcgtcctggtccctttgcagaaaaacagccccaaaacatgatgtttcgacccccatgcttcacagtgggtatggtgttgttcggatgcaattcagtagtctttctcctccaaacacgagaacctgtgtttctaccaaaaagttctattttggtttcatctgaccacaacacattctcccagtcctcttcgggatcatccaaatgctctctagcgaaccgcagacgggcctggacgtgtactggcttcagcagggggacacgtctggcagtgcaggatttgagtccctggcggcgtattgtgttactgatcgtagcctttgttactgtggtcccagctctctgtaggtcattcactaggttcccccgtgtggttctgggatttttgctcaccgttcttgttatcattttgacgccacggggtgagatcttgcatggagtcccagatcgagtaagattatcagtggtgttgtatgtcttccattttctaataattgctgccacagttgatttctttacaccaagcgttttacctattgcagattcagtctccccagcttggtgcaggtctagaagtttgtctctggtgttctttGACAgcgctttggtcttggccatagtggagtttggagtatgactgactgaggttgtggacaggtgtcttttataccgataataagttaaaacaggttccattaatacaagtaatgagtggagccttgttagacctcgttagaagaagttagacctcgttgacagccagaaatcttgcttgtttgtaggtgaccaaatacttattttccactctaatttagaaataaattctttaaaaatcaaacaatgtgattttctgtttttttctctacattttgtctctcatggttgaggtttaccaatgttgacaattacttgCCTggttctgccagactattctccctgtatttttcaaacactgagagtatagtctgggaaccagcccattaacggcctctcgagcaggtacaaaatcaatcgacaaatcagattcgtttatttgcgtgacatgttcttaacgagcaatgtcactcttgcgcgtcgaaagtcgtctccacaagaacacagatggtgaacggaaagccgagaatatgttccaatccacggtaagatccgttttaaatgaccaaaaacacatcgacacgagtcattgacaacagtctgtctcgcgcgagccatgttgaataaactccgctctcttcatagtttacttccgcgcgcaagttcctcgtccttccctcgtcattttactaacgtcacgtctgcctgtcgctgattggtccactccgctgtctgtttgctgtggcttgctccgccctggaaattgtatccgcgtgaatggtggccagagtcaatagctggaacagcggtgagtctggtgtaccaggcaagacaattacaggcctctttaatcttttcaagtagcagaacttgcacaattggtggttgactaaatacttatttgccccactgtatatcaccatttcgatattttgtcacacccctattattttgtatgcttgtttttttaaaactgatttaaGAGTCGTAAattcattactgtaatgcgtcaatTAAAAACTTTGatgtttttaaatcaaaaggcgtgaatggaagtttttgtgctattgaaatgaatggcgagtagggccattagaaatgaatgggtatgtttttggcaaattttggctgAACCGTACCTTTATAGCAAAAATTGTATGGAACTTTTGTGCCCCTTAGcgccctgattttttttttttttttaatgtataaatgATGTGATTTGTACAAAAATTGCAGGACAAGTacagttttgattttttttttttttttcaataaacccATGTTTTTGGGAGTACTGTCATTCTTGGGGTGTACAACCAAAAAAGAACCAATATCGCATGATAATTTCGGTCGTTTTGGTCTTGGTGTATGAACGGTGTCGATGGGTCAAATAGTTGTGGTTGGGCGGCGCACCAGAGAAATGAcatggggaggggggggggggggggagaataTTATAGAGggtagcttttgcattacatgcaaaacTACCATCAATAAGCCTCTGACTACAGAGTTTTGTATTCTTTTAGGTGTAAAGGAGCGAGCACAAGAACAATGCGTACGGGAAAGCTGCGAAGCAGCTCTGTTGCTGTCCCTTCACCCTCGCTCGTCCCTCACGCTCGTCTTACAGGAGCTCCATAATGACGGCTCGGTATCCTTTGTAGTCAGTCTTTAATCTCAGAACATAGCACATTCAGCTCCTAGAGTGGATTTGAAGTATTTTGCTTCTTGACTCGTCATTCAGCTGTTGTCCTGCTACCTGAACGCCGCCTGCATGGCGATGATGGATGCCAGCTTGCCCATGAGCTGCCTGTTTTGCGGGGTTACCTGCGCCATCCAAGCTGACGGCAAAATCGTCACTGACCCGACTGCTGCTCAGGAAGCGGTAAGttgagtttgtttttttgtgaaggagAGGGTCAGAAatgctccagtcaaaatgaattggatgtctagcgccgtcaatggcagccagtgagctaacgtcgACACTATTTTAATGAA
Proteins encoded:
- the LOC130911096 gene encoding 2-oxoisovalerate dehydrogenase subunit alpha, mitochondrial-like yields the protein MAAAVVSSISLMNKMFRTSFHAARAAAALKTSRLPHQRAFRVNAAHRQQPFDSTLEKPQFPGASAEFVDQLEFIEPNVISGIPVYRVMDRQGNIINPSQDPQLSKETVLNFYQKMTLLNTMDRILYESQRQGRISFYMTNYGEEGTHIGSAAALDAKDLVFGQYREAGVLMYRGFLLEHFMAQCYANADDLGKGRQMPVHYGSRDLNFVTISSPLATQIPQAVGAAYAIKRENIDRAVICYFGEGAASEGDAHAGFNFSATLECPIIFFCRNNGYAISTPTNEQYRGDGIAARGPGYGMLSIRVDGNDVFAVYNATKEARRRAVAENQPFLIEAMTYRIGHHSTSDDSSAYRSVDEVNYWDKQDHPISRLRHYMASRGWWSEDDERAWRKQSRKTVMEVFERAEKRLKPNPELLFTDVYEEMTPALGKQREALRRHVQQYKEHYPVDLYDKDSH
- the LOC130911208 gene encoding exosome complex component RRP46-like yields the protein MEDCSANTVSLREFGCEQNLLSRPDGSASFVQGDTSVLAAVYGPAEVKVSKEIYDRATLEVIIQSKVGLPSVKERAQEQCVRESCEAALLLSLHPRSSLTLVLQELHNDGSLLSCYLNAACMAMMDASLPMSCLFCGVTCAIQADGKIVTDPTAAQEAESRALMTFAIDSKERQVMMTSTKGSFSMQEMQQCIAVSQTTSEKIFSFHRESLRRRYSKSV